TTTATCGGCGAGCCACTTTCGATACCGCTCATCGACCGTCACGAGCATGGGAGCAAGCGGAGACTTTGGATCAATCGCATGGCGGACCAAGGCAACGACATCCACCAAATGCTTTCCGCCCTTTCCCTTCACGTTCTTGGGCTCGACCAGTTCGTAGGCTTGCCAAAGTCGGCCTAACGTCTCGGGCTGTGCTGGATTGACGTAGAACGGCGGTTGATTCAGCTTCGCGGCCAGCTCCTTGACGTGCCGGAACCGCAAGCCCGCACGATAGGGGCGGCTGTACAAAATCTTCAGGGCTTCGATCTCGTCCTTGTTGTCCTCGATGAACTTCTTGAAGCTGGTCAGGATCGAGCGGGCTTTTTCCAGGGCTTCGGCGTCGAAACCGGCCCGCAACAGTTGGTCGGGCGTTTGCTCGTCGATGACCTGGGTCAGCGAGCTCCTGGCGGCAAGAACCGCTTCGCGAAGCTTGGGATTGTGGAACGGCTTGAGAGCGGCCTGCATCTGCTGCCGCTCGACCTCGGCGAGCTGCTGTTCGGTTGGCTCCTGGTCCTGACCGAGGCCGAACTTGTCGATCGCCAATTTGGTATTCGCGTCGGGGTCGATGCTTCGAAAGAGCGCCGCGGCCAAGGCCGAAAGAGGCTTTCCCTCGGCCGCCTGGGCAATCGCCTGCTGCTGGCCTTCGCCGATCTCTTCATTCAAGCGAATCAGCTTGGCAACGAGCGACGAAACCACGTCGTCGTTGGCCATCCCTGCCGCAACGGCCTTCAAAACTTTGTCCAGTGGCACCGAGGGCTGGCGGTCGAGCGGCCTGGTGGCCGACTTTTCCTCTTCGCAAACCCCCACCGCATCGACGATGACGAAATGGGTTTTGTGCTTCGCGTCGGGCGTGACGCTTTGCAGGTCGTCGGAGTCGATGACGCGACAGCCGCGCCCCTTCATCTGCTCGAAGTAGGAGAGCGACCGGATGTTCCGCATGAAGAGCAGGCATTCGAGCGGCTTAACGTCCGTGCCCGTCGCAATCATGTCCACGGTCACGGCGATGCGTGGGTTGTAGGAGTTGCGGAAATCGGAGAGCAATTCATCCGGTTTCTTGCCGGTGCTTTTCGACGTGATTTTCTGGCAGAAGTCGTTCCCCTTGCCGAACTCCTGCCGAATGATCCGCACGATATCTTCGGCGTGCAAATCGGTCTTGGCGAACACGAGCGTCTTGGGAACTTCGGTGCGGCCTGGGAAGATTGCGGGGAGCTTTTCCTTGAACGTGCGGATCACGAGGCGGATCTGGTTCTCGGCCACGACGTCACGGTCGAGCTGATTGGCCGTGTACGTCAGGTCGTCGTCGAGGGCCTTGAATTTCTTCTCTTTGGTGCGGCGATCGCGGTGCGGCACGTAGACGTGCGGCTCAGCCGCCAGCGTCGCTCCCTCCTTGGTGATCTGCGTCTCGATCCGGTAAACGTCGTAGCCGACATTGACGCCGTCGACCACGGCCTGCTCGTGGGTGTAGTCCTGCACGAGATTGCCGTTGAAAAAGCCGATGGTCTGCTTGCTGGGGGTCGCCGTCAGGCCGATGAGGAAGGCGTCGAAATACTCCAGCACTTGCCGCCACACGTTGTAGATGCTGCGATGGCATTCATCAACGACGATAAAGTCGAACGTTTCGATCGGAATCTTGTCGTTGTAGACGACCGGAAGCGGTTCCTTGAGAAGCGACGATTCGGCCTCGAAGAGCGACCCCTCTTCGTTCTCTTCGAGAAACTCCGGCTCGCCCTTGAGCATCGAGTAGAGCCGCTGGATGGTCGTGATGCAGACCTTGGCGGCTGGGTCGATGGCGTTCTTCTTGAGATGCTGCACGCCGTATTCTTCGGTGAACTTGTAGTTGCTCACCGGGCTGACGAATTGCTGGAATTCGTTCTGAGTTTGCTGGCCCAGATTGTTCCGGTCCACCAGGAAGAGGATTCGCCTGGCCTTGGCGAACTTGATGAGGCGGTAGCAGAAATTGACGGCGGTATAGGTCTTGCCGCTGCCGGTGGCCATCTGAATGAGCGACCGCGGGCGATTGTGGGCCAAAGACTGTTCCAGATTCTGAATACTCTCGAATTGCACCCGCCACAGCCGCCCTGCATCGACCGGCGGCATCTGTCGCAGCAGCGTGCGGACCTGTTTGTCGAGATTCGCCAGTCGAATCAACTCGCTCGGCTGATGAAAGGTGAAGACTTCGCGACTGCGAGCGTCTGGCTCCAAAGAGTTCGTGAACTGCGTTACGGTGCCGGTGGACTCGTAGGCAAAGGGCAAGGGGAGATGGTAGTGCGGCAGGCCGTTCGGAAGGCCATCGGTATATTTCTTGGACTGAAGCTCGACGCCTGTGAGCGGGTGCCCTTCTGGCTTGGCCTCGACGACGCCGATGGCTTTGCCGTCCGCGTACAGCATGTAGTCGGCGAAGCCGGTCTTGAGGCGGAACTCCCGCACGGCGACACCCAGGCCGGCCGAGATATTCATCTCGTCGTAGTCCTGGACCTGCCAGCCGCAGGCGTCAAGCTGCTGGTCAATCAGCTTGCGTGCTTCTTGTTCGGGAGTCAGGCCCACTGGCGAAATCCTGGCTAGCGTCGGACGCGGGAAATACGTCGTCGCTTAAGAATTGGCTAGTGTACCAACCCCAAAATCGAGCGGCAAACCGCTACGCTGGGAAGGTTTACCGCTTGCCAAAGCGGCGTGATCAACCGCGCCGGACTGGCGGCGCGCGGTTCGACATGCAATCGCGCCGATTACCCGCCGCGGGCCTTTACCAGCGTTCGGTCGGGCGGCGGAGGATTTCGCTGACGATAATGGCGTCGCGAATGCTGTGCGGATCGCGCAGCATCTCCACGACTTCGTCGGTCGGCGCGGGGGGCGGCTCGCTTGCCGCGCTGGCCGTGGCCTGCTTGTCCGCAGCCAGCGTGCCTACCTGGTGGCTGAAGACTTGCGACAGGTGCGATTGCATCGCCGCCTCGGCCTGCACGACTTCCTTGGCTTCCACCTTCCGCTCGGCCAAGGCACGCTGCCCGAGCGGGTCGGAAAACGTGGGGCTGAGCGTACGCGGCCGGGCGGGCCGCGCAGCTTCCGCCGCGGCGGCTTCTTGCGGCGGAGCTACCGCCGGTCGTCGCTGCACGGGCGGCGGCTGCGGGGGCGGGGGAGTGCGTGTGTGCCCGGCCGTGCCGCGCTGCTGCGCGGCGCGGCGGAGGAACTCGCTGACTTCGTCGTCGACGCGCTGCTTGTCGGCCGGCGGCGGTGGGGGATTCGCGCGGGCCTGCTGCCGCGCCTTGGCTTGTTTGGCCGCCGGCGATTCGCCTCCCAGCAGCCGGTTCATGGCCCAGATCAAGAACGCCACCAGCGGCACGATCAGCCTCAACCACTCGGCGTCGGCCAGCAGTATTGCAACGGCCATCATGTCTGTGCCTTTTGCCCGTTGCGCGTCGGAGCGCCGCCGCCGGCGATGGCGGTGCGCATTTCGGTATCGGCCTGCACGTTGCGCAGCTTGTAGTAATCGAGAATGCCCAGCTTGTGGTCGCGAATGGCATCGGCAATGGCCTTGGGCACTTCGGCATCGGCCTCGACCAGTTTGGCCCGGCTTTCCTCGATCTGGGCGATCATCTCTTGTTCCTGGGCCACGGCCATGGCGCGGCGCCCTTCGGCGTTGGCGCGGGCGACGCGCATGTCGGCTTCGGCCTGATCGGCCTGCAGCCGGGCGCCGATATTGTCGCCGACGTCGATATCGGCGATATCGATCGACACGATTTCGAAGGCGG
Above is a genomic segment from Pirellulales bacterium containing:
- a CDS encoding DEAD/DEAH box helicase family protein, giving the protein MGLTPEQEARKLIDQQLDACGWQVQDYDEMNISAGLGVAVREFRLKTGFADYMLYADGKAIGVVEAKPEGHPLTGVELQSKKYTDGLPNGLPHYHLPLPFAYESTGTVTQFTNSLEPDARSREVFTFHQPSELIRLANLDKQVRTLLRQMPPVDAGRLWRVQFESIQNLEQSLAHNRPRSLIQMATGSGKTYTAVNFCYRLIKFAKARRILFLVDRNNLGQQTQNEFQQFVSPVSNYKFTEEYGVQHLKKNAIDPAAKVCITTIQRLYSMLKGEPEFLEENEEGSLFEAESSLLKEPLPVVYNDKIPIETFDFIVVDECHRSIYNVWRQVLEYFDAFLIGLTATPSKQTIGFFNGNLVQDYTHEQAVVDGVNVGYDVYRIETQITKEGATLAAEPHVYVPHRDRRTKEKKFKALDDDLTYTANQLDRDVVAENQIRLVIRTFKEKLPAIFPGRTEVPKTLVFAKTDLHAEDIVRIIRQEFGKGNDFCQKITSKSTGKKPDELLSDFRNSYNPRIAVTVDMIATGTDVKPLECLLFMRNIRSLSYFEQMKGRGCRVIDSDDLQSVTPDAKHKTHFVIVDAVGVCEEEKSATRPLDRQPSVPLDKVLKAVAAGMANDDVVSSLVAKLIRLNEEIGEGQQQAIAQAAEGKPLSALAAALFRSIDPDANTKLAIDKFGLGQDQEPTEQQLAEVERQQMQAALKPFHNPKLREAVLAARSSLTQVIDEQTPDQLLRAGFDAEALEKARSILTSFKKFIEDNKDEIEALKILYSRPYRAGLRFRHVKELAAKLNQPPFYVNPAQPETLGRLWQAYELVEPKNVKGKGGKHLVDVVALVRHAIDPKSPLAPMLVTVDERYRKWLADKEASGVTFTANQRRWLDAIKDHIASSLSIEQEDLDEVPFNQIGGLGKAYELFGDGLSALLDDLNARLAA